One region of Mucilaginibacter gotjawali genomic DNA includes:
- a CDS encoding rhomboid family intramembrane serine protease: protein MIGLIHLSESEAPVTYCLMLIIALVSLAAIYNKGIFAALLLHPYSVIRQRQYYRLFTTDLVHNDLVHLVFNEVSLYIFGANLEVTLEKRMRNGGWHMLQIFVISELAGNVFYTVIHRNRFDYSSAGCSGSVMGCLFAFMILDPYGTALSFAFIGGIRNIFTGLIYIVLLSYYRWKKGNEMVNHEIHLYGALGGILAVLIVCPAILF, encoded by the coding sequence ATGATCGGCCTTATCCATCTGTCAGAATCTGAAGCCCCGGTAACATATTGCCTGATGCTGATCATAGCACTGGTCAGCCTGGCTGCTATCTACAACAAGGGAATATTTGCAGCACTTTTACTTCACCCTTACAGCGTCATCCGGCAGCGGCAATATTACCGCCTGTTCACAACTGATCTGGTGCATAACGACTTAGTACACCTTGTATTTAATGAGGTATCGCTTTATATCTTTGGTGCCAATCTTGAAGTAACATTAGAAAAGCGCATGAGGAATGGAGGCTGGCACATGCTGCAGATCTTCGTGATAAGTGAATTGGCAGGTAATGTATTTTATACCGTAATTCACCGGAACAGGTTTGATTATTCCAGCGCGGGTTGCTCGGGAAGCGTGATGGGCTGCCTGTTCGCATTTATGATCCTGGATCCTTATGGAACAGCCTTAAGTTTTGCGTTTATCGGAGGTATAAGGAATATATTTACGGGACTGATCTATATCGTGCTGTTAAGCTATTACCGGTGGAAGAAGGGAAATGAGATGGTTAACCATGAGATTCATTTGTATGGGGCACTTGGCGGAATACTGGCGGTTTTGATTGTTTGCCCGGCAATTCTGTTTTAA
- a CDS encoding MauE/DoxX family redox-associated membrane protein — protein MKKLKKYLLPAICFLLILLWVYAASSKLMEFGMFRAQMSKQALFPFLKNSMPYLLPPAEFLTAGLLLFETTLRTGFYLSFVMLLAFTIYIGLGISGVFGKVPCSCGGILSHMSWNVHFVFNIFFLLLTVFGIYIVHGERRGKDQ, from the coding sequence ATGAAAAAGTTAAAAAAATATTTACTTCCTGCTATTTGCTTTTTACTGATCCTGTTATGGGTATATGCTGCCTCGAGTAAGTTAATGGAGTTCGGGATGTTCCGGGCGCAAATGAGTAAACAGGCATTGTTCCCTTTCCTGAAAAACTCAATGCCCTATTTGCTGCCCCCTGCGGAATTTTTAACGGCCGGATTGCTGCTGTTCGAAACTACGCTACGAACAGGATTTTACCTTTCGTTCGTCATGCTGCTTGCCTTTACGATCTATATAGGCCTGGGTATATCCGGGGTATTCGGTAAGGTTCCCTGTTCATGCGGCGGTATTTTATCCCATATGAGCTGGAATGTGCACTTCGTTTTCAACATCTTCTTCTTGCTGTTAACTGTTTTCGGGATATATATAGTTCATGGAGAAAGGAGGGGCAAAGATCAATAG
- a CDS encoding helix-turn-helix domain-containing protein, which translates to MDNIGEKIRLKRLEKRLSQENMAFDLDISQAAYSKIELGQTDLTVRRIFAIAEILEVSPYIFMPKPKYGSALAQEFVYKTLNKLRKFWSSIRKSKNGLSQSEHSHTSPQ; encoded by the coding sequence ATGGATAATATTGGAGAGAAAATACGGTTGAAAAGGCTGGAGAAAAGGCTCAGTCAGGAGAATATGGCTTTCGATCTCGATATTTCGCAGGCCGCCTATTCAAAGATAGAACTCGGACAAACTGACCTTACTGTTCGCCGGATCTTTGCGATTGCAGAAATTCTGGAAGTTTCACCTTACATATTTATGCCAAAGCCAAAATATGGCTCGGCGCTGGCTCAGGAATTCGTTTATAAGACGCTGAATAAACTTCGTAAATTCTGGAGTTCCATAAGGAAAAGCAAGAATGGACTTTCGCAAAGCGAACATTCTCATACTTCCCCACAGTGA
- a CDS encoding DeoR family transcriptional regulator — MDYRSYEKRLDYILELITKSRFRSVEAAAKRFSCSTRTVKRMLNHLRERGHNIQYDRLEKKYFIKKVE, encoded by the coding sequence ATGGATTACAGATCGTACGAGAAGCGGCTGGACTATATTTTGGAGTTGATCACCAAAAGCCGTTTCCGTTCTGTGGAAGCAGCGGCGAAGCGATTTAGCTGCAGTACCCGCACGGTTAAGCGGATGCTGAATCATCTGAGGGAAAGAGGTCATAACATTCAGTATGACCGCCTCGAAAAGAAATATTTCATCAAAAAAGTTGAGTGA
- a CDS encoding haloacid dehalogenase type II, whose product MKKAVLFDGFVIFNPAPVFALASELLGAKSDELVALWRTRQFEYSWLLTAAGQYRDFWQVTEDALTYAAAKTGIVIPAGYKARLMNAYLNLDIWPDVVPGLETLKNMNISLSFLSNFTVDMLQSSLKKNNIGQYFDHLLSTDEVRAFKPGPAAYQMGTRTLKLPKNEIVFAAFGGWDACGAKFFGYPTFWVNRGDSTAEELGVSADGVGRSLPDLIAYIKK is encoded by the coding sequence ATGAAGAAAGCTGTTTTATTTGATGGCTTTGTCATTTTTAACCCCGCACCGGTATTCGCACTTGCCTCTGAATTGTTGGGGGCCAAAAGCGACGAATTAGTAGCCCTTTGGCGAACCAGGCAATTTGAATATTCATGGCTATTGACCGCAGCCGGGCAGTACAGGGATTTCTGGCAAGTGACAGAAGATGCCCTCACCTATGCAGCGGCAAAAACAGGCATCGTTATCCCCGCTGGGTACAAAGCCCGGTTAATGAACGCCTATTTAAATCTTGACATCTGGCCCGATGTCGTTCCAGGGTTGGAAACCCTTAAAAACATGAATATCAGCTTGTCTTTTCTATCCAACTTTACGGTTGACATGCTTCAGTCTTCCTTAAAGAAGAATAATATCGGCCAATATTTCGACCATCTGCTCAGCACCGATGAAGTGCGTGCTTTTAAGCCAGGTCCGGCAGCCTATCAAATGGGAACCAGGACTTTAAAGCTGCCGAAAAACGAGATCGTTTTTGCGGCATTCGGCGGCTGGGATGCCTGCGGTGCCAAATTTTTTGGCTACCCGACATTCTGGGTAAACCGCGGCGATAGCACGGCCGAGGAGCTGGGGGTATCCGCGGACGGAGTTGGCCGGTCATTGCCGGACCTGATCGCTTATATAAAAAAGTAG